The segment AGGCATAACATAGATACATGCATAACTTGAATCAATACATCCGAATGCATCTTCAATAGACAATAAATAGCAGCCTGTGTACATTGGATTAATAAAAATCGGAGGAGTTACTATTTGACCATCCTGATTGTGGAATACATAAGGAGGACCCGTACCACCGGAAACTACAGGAGCGAGTAATACCTGTTCACCTGGACATATTGAATCCTTATTTGCAATAATATTAAAAATTATTGGTGGAGAAACATAAAGTGTAATAAAATTTGTCTGACTAGTATTTCCATTATTATCTGTAACATAAACTGAATATGTTGTAGAGCTAATGGGCGAAACAGTAATAGAAGAAGAGTCAACTGTCTGTTCACTCCAATGATATGTGTATGGAGGTACACCACCTGAAGCAGTTACTGTTAATATTGTAGATGAGCCATAACAAACTGAATGGCTGGCTGTCGTTGTTATTAATAATTGCGCAAAAATAAATTCACAACTCAACATTATAATTGCAAAAGAAATAATTAGTTTTTTCATAAGCTCTCCATTTTTTCTTTTTTTACCCCTTGTGCATAATTCATTTATTTGTATAATAATTCATACTTAAATATCTAATGTAAATATAAGACTTGCTATATTTAGTTTTATTTATTTTGGCTAATATTTTTTATTCATGTAAATATACAAAAGATTATCAAGCTCTTTAAAAGTTTTTTCGTTTCCGTTTTGCTTATAATTATTAATGCTTTTCTTGTATAAATCTATGTTTTGTAAAAAATCCTTTATTCCCGTTGAGTTAAATTCTGCAAGGTGTTTTCCGTAATTTAGTTTTTCAATGTACGCAGCATTCATATATTGTTCAAACTGATTTATTATAGGAAATGAACAGATAGGTTTATGAAGATAAACTGCTTCGCTTATTAACGAATACCCACCATTAGAAATAATTGCTTTTGAGGTAGCAAGATCCTGTATAAAACCTGTTTCGCTGAATTTTTTTAAAGTACAATTCCCATTTACCTCATCAACATTACAGCCATAAACAAGAAACTTTTCACCCTCAACTTCATTTAAAACTTTAATAAGATTCTGCTGACTGGATGAAGTCTGATAAACCAATATATGATCTTTATATTCAGTTTTTGCATTAATTATTTCATCTCGTAATATTGGCGGAATAAAAGTTGTGTTTTCTTTTACTATTTCTGCATCAAAAAAAGTTGAAAGCAAATAGTTATCACAATCCGGCACTCTGTATTTGCAAATTGTTTTGGCAAGGTTATAATTAAATTTTTCTTCCTTTGGAATTTTAATTTCAAGCTTGCACCTACTTATTACCTGGATATTATCAACATCAATTATTGGTACTTTTATATATTTTCCATATAAATATACCGAAGTTTCAAAATCTGTTATAACAATATCCGGAGTAAACTCTTTATTAATTTTTTTGTACGCTTTAAAATTCTCGAATAAATCGTGCGGCGATTTTTTTAAAATGCTCTGAAAAGTCTTTAATTTCTCAACTCCACCATCTTTATAAACAAAGTTTAATCCCTTTATTTCATATACTTTTCCCGGAAATTGTTTGTTTAAAAACTCATACGCTCTTGAGCTAGATACAATGCGCACATCGTGTGCTTTTAGCAAGTGTGTAATAATTACTTTGCTCCTTGTTGCATGACCCATTCCTTCGCCGGGAACACCGTATAATATTTTCATAATTAATTATGTTATGTCAAAATTATTCACAATATAAGGAAAATTAAATGTCACTTTTGTTCCTGAAGAATTTCCCTCTTTATCTTTTAAATCGAAATATATAATTTGGATATCAAGATTATATAATGAGTTTAATATACTCAATCGTTGATTTGTTATTTCGATACCATGCGACTCACGCTTTATTCTGTTTTTATTAATCTCTTTTGATTTTTCGCGACCGATTCCATTATCTTCTATATTACAAATAACCATTATACCTGAATCATCAAGCTTAAGGTTTATTAATAGCATTCCATTACTCTCTTTATGCATAAAGCCATGCCATATTGAATTTTCTACAAACGGCTGAAAAATCATTGGAGGTATTTTACATTCATTCTTATCTATTTTGCTATCTGTTATAATTTCAAAATCAAATTTTCCATCAAATCGTTTTTGCTCAAGTTCTAAATATAATTTTAACGCTTCAAGCTCTTCGTTTAATGAGATATAATCCTTTTGAGAATACTCTAATGTTTTACGCATTAAATCAGAAAATTTAGAAAGGTAAATACTGGCTTGTAGTTTATCATTCTGCAAAATAAAACTCTGAATAGAGTTAAGCGAATTAAAAATAAAATGAGGATTAATTAATTTTTTTAATGCCACTTGCTTATATTTTGAAAGATCTGCCTTTAATACTTCCTGTAGTTTTTCTGTATAAACCAGGTTATCTTCAAGTTTTGTTTTCTGCAAAAGTATTTCTTCGTTTTGAGTAAACAGTTCCGAATTTTTTTCAGATATCTCTATTTTTTGTAATGTTAATATT is part of the Bacteroidia bacterium genome and harbors:
- a CDS encoding UDP-glucuronosyltransferase, with amino-acid sequence MKILYGVPGEGMGHATRSKVIITHLLKAHDVRIVSSSRAYEFLNKQFPGKVYEIKGLNFVYKDGGVEKLKTFQSILKKSPHDLFENFKAYKKINKEFTPDIVITDFETSVYLYGKYIKVPIIDVDNIQVISRCKLEIKIPKEEKFNYNLAKTICKYRVPDCDNYLLSTFFDAEIVKENTTFIPPILRDEIINAKTEYKDHILVYQTSSSQQNLIKVLNEVEGEKFLVYGCNVDEVNGNCTLKKFSETGFIQDLATSKAIISNGGYSLISEAVYLHKPICSFPIINQFEQYMNAAYIEKLNYGKHLAEFNSTGIKDFLQNIDLYKKSINNYKQNGNEKTFKELDNLLYIYMNKKY